One window of the Rosa rugosa chromosome 3, drRosRugo1.1, whole genome shotgun sequence genome contains the following:
- the LOC133737614 gene encoding plastocyanin, with protein MATVTPAAVAIPSFSGLKSAGATKLGATSVKVSAAVPRMSIKSSLKDVGVAVAATAASALLASNALAIEILLGGDDGSLAFVPNEFSISPGDKIVFKNNAGFPHNIVFDEDEIPGGVNAGKISMSEEDLLNAPGETYSVTLTEKGTYSFYCSPHQGAGMSGKVTVN; from the coding sequence ATGGCCACCGTCACTCCTGCTGCCGTTGCCATTCCCTCATTCAGCGGACTCAAGTCCGCCGGAGCAACCAAACTTGGCGCCACCTCCGTGAAGGTCTCAGCTGCAGTCCCAAGAATGAGCATCAAGTCCTCACTCAAGGACGTCGGTGTTGCAGTCGCTGCCACCGCCGCGAGTGCACTCCTCGCCAGCAATGCCTTGGCCATTGAGATCCTTCTCGGCGGCGACGATGGCTCCTTGGCTTTCGTCCCCAACGAGTTCTCCATCAGCCCCGGGGACAAGATCGTCTTCAAGAACAACGCTGGATTCCCACACAACATTGTCTTCGACGAGGACGAGATTCCCGGGGGTGTTAATGCCGGGAAAATCTCCATGAGCGAGGAGGATCTCCTCAACGCCCCAGGAGAGACCTACTCCGTTACCTTGACTGAAAAAGGAACCTACTCTTTCTACTGCTCTCCTCACCAGGGAGCTGGTATGTCCGGCAAGGTTACCGTTAACTAA
- the LOC133740332 gene encoding uncharacterized protein LOC133740332 isoform X2 produces MMPLVGNLSDKCGRKALLTLPMIFTIIPLGILAYSRTRNFFYAYFVAKTLTAMVCEGSVHCLALAYVADNVPEGRRASTFGILSGISSSAFVCGTLFTRFVSTTSMFQVATTVAVVAVMYMRIFLPDSIIDDNISAPLLSNENPKVSNSDENSNAELQSSTALPSLPDIIALLKTSPTFSQAAIVAFFSHLADVGLHASLLYYLKARFHFNKDQFADLMVISGVAGTISQLVLMPLLAPVLGEERLLSIGLLFGCAHMFFYGLAWSFWVPYAAAMFSIFFVFAQPCMRSIVSKQVGPSEQGKAQGCISGICSFANVISPFAFSPLTALFLSEKAPFNFPGFSIICVGFAAMIAFIQSVMIRAAPPISSERVNSNCNRMEP; encoded by the exons ATGATGCCTTTGGTAGGGAATCTCTCAGACAAATGTGGGAGAAAAGCTCTGCTCACACTTCCAATGATTTTCACTATAATCCCCTTAG GAATATTAGCCTACAGCAGGACTAGGAATTTCTTCTATGCGTACTTTGTGGCCAAGACTCTCACTGCCATGGTCTGCGAAGGCAGCGTTCACTGCCTCGCCCTTGCCTATGTG GCGGATAATGTTCCAGAAGGACGACGAGCCTCGACGTTTGGAATTCTATCAGGGATTAGTTCCTCTGCCTTCGTCTGCGGAACCCTATTTACTCGTTTTGTATCCACTACCTCAATGTTTCAG GTGGCGACAACGGTGGCGGTTGTAGCAGTAATGTACATGAGGATTTTCCTACCGGATTCGATTATAGACGATAACATTTCCGCTCCATTGCTCTCAAATGAAAACCCAAAAGTTTCGAATTCGGATGAAAATTCAAATGCGGAATTGCAGTCCTCTACAGCTTTACCTTCATTACCTGATATAATCGCATTGTTGAAAACTAG CCCTACATTTTCCCAAGCTGCAATTGTTGCGTTTTTCAGCCATCTGGCCGATGTTGGCCTTCATGCTTCACTATTG TACTATTTAAAGGCCCGGTTTCACTTCAACAAGGATCAGTTTGCTGACCTAATGGTGATTTCGGGGGTTGCAGGCACTATTTCACAG TTGGTTCTCATGCCCTTACTGGCTCCTGTTTTAGGAGAGGAGAGGTTACTTTCGATAGGGCTTCTTTTTGGCTGTGCACAT ATGTTTTTTTATGGCCTTGCGTGGTCCTTCTGG GTTCCATATGCTGCTGCTATGTTCTCTATCTTTTTTGTGTTTGCACAGCCATGT ATGCGAAGCATTGTATCTAAACAAGTTGGGCCGTCTGAGCAG GGAAAGGCTCAAGGGTGCATTTCAGGCATATGCTCCTTTGCAAATGTTATATCTCCCTTTGCTTTCTCTCCTCTAACAG CTTTGTTCCTGTCTGAAAAGGCACCATTTAATTTTCCTGGTTTTAGTATCATATGCGTTGGATTTGCTGCG ATGATAGCCTTTATTCAAAGCGTGATGATAAGGGCTGCTCCTCCCATATCAAGTGAACGGGTCAACAGCAATTGCAATCGCATGGAACCCTAG
- the LOC133740332 gene encoding uncharacterized protein LOC133740332 isoform X1: protein MEKLSPGGLSHLYMTIFLHNFATFMVIPAITDVTMTALCPGRDECSIAIYLTGFQQAIVGLGTLVMMPLVGNLSDKCGRKALLTLPMIFTIIPLGILAYSRTRNFFYAYFVAKTLTAMVCEGSVHCLALAYVADNVPEGRRASTFGILSGISSSAFVCGTLFTRFVSTTSMFQVATTVAVVAVMYMRIFLPDSIIDDNISAPLLSNENPKVSNSDENSNAELQSSTALPSLPDIIALLKTSPTFSQAAIVAFFSHLADVGLHASLLYYLKARFHFNKDQFADLMVISGVAGTISQLVLMPLLAPVLGEERLLSIGLLFGCAHMFFYGLAWSFWVPYAAAMFSIFFVFAQPCMRSIVSKQVGPSEQGKAQGCISGICSFANVISPFAFSPLTALFLSEKAPFNFPGFSIICVGFAAMIAFIQSVMIRAAPPISSERVNSNCNRMEP, encoded by the exons ATGGAGAAGTTATCACCAGGGGGGCTCAGCCACCTTTACATGACGATCTTTCTGCACAACTTCGCGACGTTCATGGTGATCCCGGCCATTACCGACGTTACAATGACTGCGCTTTGTCCCGGAAGAGACGAGTGCTCTATCGCTATTTACCTCACCGGATTTCAACAAGCG ATCGTAGGGCTGGGAACACTGGTGATGATGCCTTTGGTAGGGAATCTCTCAGACAAATGTGGGAGAAAAGCTCTGCTCACACTTCCAATGATTTTCACTATAATCCCCTTAG GAATATTAGCCTACAGCAGGACTAGGAATTTCTTCTATGCGTACTTTGTGGCCAAGACTCTCACTGCCATGGTCTGCGAAGGCAGCGTTCACTGCCTCGCCCTTGCCTATGTG GCGGATAATGTTCCAGAAGGACGACGAGCCTCGACGTTTGGAATTCTATCAGGGATTAGTTCCTCTGCCTTCGTCTGCGGAACCCTATTTACTCGTTTTGTATCCACTACCTCAATGTTTCAG GTGGCGACAACGGTGGCGGTTGTAGCAGTAATGTACATGAGGATTTTCCTACCGGATTCGATTATAGACGATAACATTTCCGCTCCATTGCTCTCAAATGAAAACCCAAAAGTTTCGAATTCGGATGAAAATTCAAATGCGGAATTGCAGTCCTCTACAGCTTTACCTTCATTACCTGATATAATCGCATTGTTGAAAACTAG CCCTACATTTTCCCAAGCTGCAATTGTTGCGTTTTTCAGCCATCTGGCCGATGTTGGCCTTCATGCTTCACTATTG TACTATTTAAAGGCCCGGTTTCACTTCAACAAGGATCAGTTTGCTGACCTAATGGTGATTTCGGGGGTTGCAGGCACTATTTCACAG TTGGTTCTCATGCCCTTACTGGCTCCTGTTTTAGGAGAGGAGAGGTTACTTTCGATAGGGCTTCTTTTTGGCTGTGCACAT ATGTTTTTTTATGGCCTTGCGTGGTCCTTCTGG GTTCCATATGCTGCTGCTATGTTCTCTATCTTTTTTGTGTTTGCACAGCCATGT ATGCGAAGCATTGTATCTAAACAAGTTGGGCCGTCTGAGCAG GGAAAGGCTCAAGGGTGCATTTCAGGCATATGCTCCTTTGCAAATGTTATATCTCCCTTTGCTTTCTCTCCTCTAACAG CTTTGTTCCTGTCTGAAAAGGCACCATTTAATTTTCCTGGTTTTAGTATCATATGCGTTGGATTTGCTGCG ATGATAGCCTTTATTCAAAGCGTGATGATAAGGGCTGCTCCTCCCATATCAAGTGAACGGGTCAACAGCAATTGCAATCGCATGGAACCCTAG
- the LOC133740385 gene encoding thioredoxin-like protein CDSP32, chloroplastic, protein MLPHTTLHCTSLYTHSFKFPLSFRSMATITNFVAKPPLSLSSIPKASSLYHHRSFLSSVTKLKPLATKLEAKQARFNFTTKATAAPGTKKVGSDERVVRVHSIAEFDEALQSAKNKLVVVEFATSHSSESKKMYPFMVDLSRTCGDVEFLLVMGDENEKTRELCRREKIEKVPHFSFYKSMEKIHEEEGIDGNQLVGDVLYYGDSHSAVVQLHNREDVEKLIQDHKVDHKLIVLDVGLKHCGPCVKVYPTVVKLSKRMEDTVVFARMNGDENDSCLQFLKDMEVVEVPTFLFIRDGEICGRYVGSGKGELIGEILRYQGVRVTY, encoded by the coding sequence ATGCTTCCTCATACCACTCTCCACTGTACTTCTCTCTACACTCATAGCTTCAAGTTCCCTCTTAGCTTCAGATCAATGGCGACCATCACAAATTTCGTAGCCAAACCAcctttatctctatcttcaatCCCCAAAGCCAGCTCTCTTTACCACCACCGGTCCTTCTTATCCTCAGTCACCAAACTCAAACCTCTAGCAACAAAACTAGAAGCCAAACAAGCCCGCTTCAACTTCACCACAAAGGCCACGGCCGCCCCGGGCACTAAGAAAGTGGGGAGCGATGAGAGAGTAGTACGAGTCCACAGCATAGCGGAATTCGATGAAGCGCTTCAATCGGCAAAGAACAAGCTTGTGGTGGTCGAATTCGCCACCAGCCACAGCTCCGAGAGCAAGAAAATGTACCCCTTCATGGTTGATCTCAGCCGCACGTGTGGCGACGTGGAGTTCTTACTGGTGATGGGAGACGAAAACGAGAAGACCAGGGAGCTATGCAGGAGAGAAAAGATCGAGAAGGTTCCGCACTTCAGCTTCTACAAGAGCATGGAGAAGATTCACGAGGAGGAAGGCATAGACGGCAACCAGCTTGTCGGAGATGTGTTATATTACGGCGACAGCCATTCGGCGGTGGTGCAGTTACATAACCGAGAGGACGTTGAGAAGTTGATTCAAGATCACAAGGTTGACCATAAGCTGATTGTGCTTGACGTGGGGCTCAAGCATTGTGGGCCGTGCGTGAAGGTGTATCCGACGGTGGTTAAGCTGTCGAAGAGGATGGAGGATACGGTGGTGTTTGCGAGAATGAACGGCGATGAGAACGACAGCTGTCTGCAGTTCCTCAAGGACATGGAGGTGGTGGAGGTGCCGACGTTCTTGTTCATTAGGGATGGTGAGATCTGCGGAAGGTACGTGGGTTCTGGGAAGGGTGAGCTCATTGGTGAGATTCTGAGATACCAAGGAGTACGTGTCACTTACTAA
- the LOC133737613 gene encoding phospholipase D delta-like, translated as MAEDNSEPLVVYLHGNLDLKIIEARYLPNMDMLSERFRRLFSACRKPFSSAKQHRSHHKIITSDPYVTVCLAGATVARTRVISNSQNPEWKEHFKIPLAHPVSQVEFYVKDNDMFGADLIGVASVPAQRILSGETISDWFPIIGPLGKPPKPDSAVRLEMRFTKCEDNPLYQHGISHERFGGVENCYFPARRGGHVTLYQDAHVPDSVMEDIELDDGVQFEHGKCWEDICHAILEAHHLVYIVGWSIYHKVKVVREPSKPLPSGGNLNLGELLKYKSQEGLRVLLLVWDDKTSHSKFFINTTGVMQTHDEETRKFFKHSSVSCVLSPRYASSKLSIFKQQVVGTLFTHHQKCVIVDTQASGNNRKITAFIGGLDLCDGRYDTPEHRLFRDVDTVFQGDFHNPTLAGTKGPRQPWHDLHCKIEGPAAYDVLTNFEQRWKRATKWSELGQRFKRVSRWHDDALIKLERISWILSPAPKSSNDDPVLRVSDEDDPQNWRVQIFRSIDSGSVKGFPKDVYEAENQNLFCAKNLVIDKSIQTAYIEAIRSAQHFIYIENQYFLGSSYAWPTYKEAGADNLIPMELALKIASKIRAKERFAVYVVIPMWPEGVPSSAPVQQILFWQGQTMQMMYEIIAKELKSMNIANAHPQDYLNFYCLGNREKLPATVSCTNNQAPRTGSPSHTVSASQKFQRFMIYVHAKGMVVDDEYVIIGSANINQRSMAGSRDTEIAMGAYQPHHTWGKKKRHPHGQVYGYRMSLWAEHMGMVENCFKEPQTLECVKRVNDIGQDNWSRFVADDFIELQGHLIKYPVEVCANGKVGALPGRESFPDVGGKILGARTNLPDALTT; from the exons ATGGCGGAAGATAACTCAGAACCATTGGTGGTGTACCTTCACGGCAACCTGGATTTGAAAATCATAGAGGCGCGATATTTGCCCAACATGGACATGCTCTCCGAGCGATTCCGGCGATTGTTCTCGGCCTGCCGCAAGCCATTCTCGAGCGCTAAACAGCACCGCAGTCACCATAAAATCATCACCAGCGACCCTTATGTCACGGTCTGCCTCGCCGGAGCTACCGTCGCCAGGACGCGCGTGATCTCCAACTCCCAGAACCCGGAATGGAAGGAGCATTTCAAGATCCCTCTCGCCCACCCCGTCTCGCAAGTCGAGTTCTACGTCAAAGACAACGACATGTTCGGCGCCGATTTAATCGGCGTCGCGTCCGTCCCGGCGCAGCGAATCCTCTCCGGCGAGACGATCAGCGATTGGTTTCCGATAATCGGGCCGTTGGGGAAGCCGCCGAAACCGGACTCGGCGGTTAGGTTGGAAATGAGGTTCACGAAATGCGAGGACAATCCGTTGTATCAGCACGGAATATCCCACGAACGTTTCGGGGGAGTCGAGAATTGTTACTTTCCGGCACGGCGAGGAGGTCACGTGACGCTGTACCAGGACGCGCACGTGCCGGACTCGGTGATGGAGGACATAGAATTGGACGACGGGGTTCAGTTTGAGCATGGGAAGTGCTGGGAGGATATATGTCACGCAATCTTGGAGGCCCATCATTTGGTGTACATTGTGGGCTGGTCCATTTATCACAAGGTCAAGGTGGTCAGAGAGCCCAGTAAGCCCTTGCCCAGCGGCGGCAATTTGAATTTGGGGGAGTTGCTCAAGTATAAATCCCAGGAAGGATTGAGAGTTTTGTTGCTGGTTTGGGATGATAAGacttctcacagcaagttctTCATCAATACG ACCGGAGTGATGCAAACGCATGATGAAGAAACCAGGAAGTTTTTTAAGCATTCTTCGGTGTCATGCGTGCTGTCACCGCGATATGCCAGCAGTAAGCTTAGCATTTTCAAGCAACAG GTTGTTGGGACCTTGTTTACGCATCATCAAAAGTGTGTGATTGTGGATACACAAGCGTCTGGAAACAATCGAAAGATTACTGCATTTATAGGAGGTCTGGACCTCTGTGATGGCCGCTATGATACTCCTGAGCATCGGCTGTTTCGCGATGTTGACACAGTTTTCCAGGGTGATTTCCATAATCCCACATTGGCT GGTACAAAGGGTCCAAGACAACCCTGGCATGATCTACATTGCAAAATTGAAGGGCCGGCTGCATACGATGTGCTAACTAATTTTGAGCAGCGTTGGAAAAGAGCCACAAAATGGTCAGAGTTGGGCCAACGCTTTAAAAGAGTGTCGCGTTGGCACGACGATGCTTTGATCAAGTTGGAGCGCATCTCATGGATACTTAGTCCCGCACCAAAAAGTTCCAATGATGATCCTGTATTACGGGTTTCAGATGAAGATGATCCTCAAAACTGGCGTGTTCAG ATATTCCGATCCATAGATTCTGGATCTGTGAAAGGATTTCCCAAAGATGTCTATGAAGCTGAGAATCAG AATCTTTTCTGTGCCAAAAATTTGGTTATAGACAAGAGCATCCAAACAGCATATATCGAAGCAATCAGATCTGCGCAACACTTCATATACATTGAGAATCAGTATTTCCTCGGATCATCTTATGCATGGCCAACTTACAAAGAAGCAG GTGCTGACAATTTAATTCCAATGGAGTTGGCATTAAAGATTGCTAGTAAGATACGAGCCAAAGAGAGATTTGCAGTTTATGTCGTGATACCAATGTGGCCAGAAGGTGTGCCCTCTTCTGCTCCTGTGCAACAAATTCTCTTTTGGCAG GGACAAACAATGCAAATGATGTATGAAATCATAGCAAAAGAGCTGAAATCCATGAATATTGCGAATGCTCATCCGCAGGACTACCTAAATTTCTACTGTCTTGGTAATCGGGAAAAGCTGCCTGCCACAGTGTCCTGTACAAATAACCAAGCTCCCAGAACTGGTTCTCCAAGTCACACG GTTTCCGCCTCCCAAAAATTTCAACGGTTTATGATTTATGTTCATGCCAAGGGAATGGTAGTAGATGATGAGTACGTGATAATAGGTTCTGCGAATATCAACCAACGATCCATGGCAGGATCTAGGGACACCGAGATAGCCATGGGGGCATATCAACCGCATCACACGTGGGGTAAGAAGAAGCGGCATCCTCATGGCCAG GTATATGGATATAGAATGTCACTTTGGGCAGAACACATGGGGATGGTTGAGAATTGCTTCAAGGAGCCTCAAACATTAGAATGTGTGAAGCGTGTGAACGACATTGGTCAGGATAATTGGAGTAGGTTCGTGGCCGATGATTTTATAGAATTGCAGGGACACCTCATCAAATACCCAGTTGAGGTTTGTGCCAATGGGAAGGTAGGTGCATTGCCTGGACGAGAGAGCTTCCCTGATGTTGGCGGTAAGATCCTCGGCGCCCGCACTAACCTTCCTGATGCTTTAACTACTTAA
- the LOC133738455 gene encoding 24-methylenesterol C-methyltransferase 2: MDSLTLFCTGALLAGGLYWFVCILGPAERQGKRAADLSGGSISAEKVQDSYNQYWSFFRRPKQIEESEKVPDFVDTFYNLVTDIYEWGWGQSFHFSPSVAGKSHKDATRLHEEMAVDLINVKPGDRILDVGCGVGGPMRAIAAHSRANVVGITINEYQVKRARLHNKKAGLDSLCEVVCGNFLEMPFPENSFDGAYSIEATCHAPKLEEVYAEIFRVLKPGALYVSYEWVTTDKYNGDDAEHREVIQGIERGDALPGLRTHVDIAEAAKKVGFEVVKEKDLAKPPSEPWWTRLKMGRIAYWRNHILVTVLSFLGIAPKGTVDVHEMLFVTADYLTRGGETGIFTPMHMILCRKPE; the protein is encoded by the coding sequence ATGGACTCTCTGACCCTCTTCTGTACTGGTGCTCTCCTTGCCGGTGGGCTCTACTGGTTCGTCTGCATTCTCGGCCCAGCCGAGCGACAAGGCAAGCGGGCCGCAGATCTCTCCGGCGGCTCCATCTCTGCCGAAAAAGTCCAAGACAGTTACAACCAGTACTGGTCTTTCTTCCGTCGCCCTAAACAGATCGAAGAATCCGAGAAAGTCCCGGACTTCGTCGACACCTTTTACAACCTTGTCACCGATATTTACGAGTGGGGTTGGGGCCAGTCCTTCCACTTCTCCCCCTCGGTCGCCGGAAAATCCCACAAGGATGCCACGCGCCTCCACGAGGAGATGGCCGTCGATCTCATTAACGTCAAACCCGGAGACCGAATCCTCGACGTCGGATGCGGCGTTGGCGGGCCGATGCGCGCGATTGCAGCCCACTCTCGCGCGAACGTCGTGGGGATCACAATCAACGAGTACCAGGTGAAGAGGGCGCGTCTGCACAACAAGAAGGCCGGGCTCGACTCCCTCTGCGAAGTCGTGTGCGGTAACTTTCTGGAGATGCCGTTCCCGGAGAACAGCTTCGACGGCGCGTACTCGATCGAGGCGACGTGCCACGCGCCGAAGCTGGAGGAGGTGTACGCCGAGATCTTCAGGGTTCTGAAGCCTGGAGCGCTGTACGTTTCGTACGAGTGGGTGACGACAGACAAGTACAACGGTGACGATGCGGAACACAGGGAGGTGATTCAGGGGATCGAGAGAGGCGACGCCTTGCCGGGGCTGAGGACCCACGTGGACATCGCCGAGGCGGCGAAGAAGGTAGGGTTTGAAGTGGTGAAGGAGAAGGATCTGGCAAAGCCGCCGAGCGAGCCGTGGTGGACTAGGTTGAAGATGGGCAGGATCGCCTACTGGCGCAACCACATTCTAGTTACCGTGCTCTCCTTCTTGGGAATTGCACCAAAAGGAACGGTGGATGTTCACGAGATGCTGTTTGTCACCGCTGACTATTTGACTAGAGGCGGAGAGACCGGAATCTTCACTCCGATGCATATGATCCTCTGCCGGAAGCCGGAATAA